Proteins encoded together in one Astyanax mexicanus isolate ESR-SI-001 chromosome 10, AstMex3_surface, whole genome shotgun sequence window:
- the cav2 gene encoding caveolin-2 produces MGLEKEKSETRVLMDEDLFSRSIEPILTKKEKLYTPEPDRDRDPRDINAHLKVEFEDIIAEPSSTHSFDSVWIWSHAVFELLKYIFYRLLTTLLAIPMAFVAGIVFGLLSCVHIWVVMPLVHSCMMALPSVQVVWASLMDMFTGPFFHSFGKSLSSINIKTVQN; encoded by the exons ATGGGTCTCgaaaaagaaaaatcagaaaCGCGGGTTTTAATGGATGAGGATCTGTTCAGCCGGTCGATTGAACCCATCCTTACCAAGAAGGAGAAGCTGTACACACCAGAACCGGACCGGGACCGGGACCCCCGGGACATTAACGCTCATTTAAAG GTTGAATTTGAAGACATCATTGCAGAGCCAAGCTCTACTCACAGCTTTGACTCAGTGTGGATATGGAGCCATGCTGTTTTTGAGCTGCTCAAATACATCTTCTACCGGCTCCTCACCACACTTCTCGCCATCCCCATGGCTTTTGTGGCTGGAATTGTCTTCGGACTCCTCAGCTGTGTACATATTTG GGTAGTGATGCCCCTCGTGCACAGCTGCATGATGGCCCTGCCGTCTGTCCAGGTGGTCTGGGCCAGCCTGATGGACATGTTCACTGGGCCTTTCTTCCACAGCTTCGGCAAGAGCCTGTCTTCCATCAACATAAAGACTGTGCAAAACTAA